In one Drosophila albomicans strain 15112-1751.03 chromosome X, ASM965048v2, whole genome shotgun sequence genomic region, the following are encoded:
- the LOC117565094 gene encoding platelet binding protein GspB, whose amino-acid sequence MTDFVELMNSMSSKFNSDCATSTAEGDTLLNLDLAEDKTLKWRNLANNQFACKDKEKKQQQHNSQQQQQQQQQNNDAAASAASSAANASNANADASAAHNNEKQQETTATTTTEQLDADVKVETEATIAATDAGAELLQSASQSPQGQRQSQGANAAVTAEITQIAAAAEDDASKATAAAVAAAAVDTHETKFAEAATAAATSTSTAAAPPNETTADDDDDDVAECAPEAKGEGDADANGSDDIDAAAATTTNANKVNAIEEEKEESTATATATTTTAVKVEQEACKIAETTTTTTTEAEAAVTVAAAATVVATTTTSTAATPITTTAESIKTEHENELETANATATTPKEELLDETQEQQTSAAAAAAAEVGVEVTTTTTTAAAEIASTASPMLLDDAPLVVNAADVAADATDSTSTKAAHGDAGSDNVTAEAAPAAETTTTTVTAEAAAEAALAADKNEQNAAGSMRRLRGTPRPTDEAELQPEQTSLPVEQEQQQKQDEEQPLPELEQATTSVELATEENNQTPLVSDVKKEPEKTAVEEATPAATPAPKRGRGRAKKIKTDADQITVAETEQPTAEETTSPTPTPTQPERKVGRRRKLPEDELTTELLVVKLEHEDDSNTTAAATTTAPSGDAKRMRRSVRLGNRHDLSAAAVAVCWPEEIKAEPLTTAAQEQVQSSHTQQLSVATVAAAAPLASIVEALPVVATVLDEKTPPKKRGRKAKLPATATAATIVQSMPQAASVAAASSNMGNTTATAAALSNGNKRALSSMSGSSVGDVQLPKRSKRRIKPTPKILENDELRCEFETKRIERLTHWEAAAEGEAAAAAHFETPLQSCGGGAGSNGGSSTSRQKSDKSDGGGSGFEQHPAGSNSIKKRLFSKSQRDIDNSGAALLAQSLLPPCPDLEQFISDIKAAKLNANRSPEERKLNKKQQRKLAKQKEKHLKTLGLRRNNSEEASDNDSSNTDNEEFVPTTRVQVGKPSVTLRLRNASKETTVGGRTKQSLSLPPPSSAAAAAATIAPPPATTTASGKLSRRVGVRGANAAAAAAAGGGGGGATTTTLDHAQLQALNSAILAAAHDASDAVASTSAAAAAAAAVVKFICLCQKSSPYYAPNAPDASYCCAIDNIDEQKIGCCNELSAGVHNLLRPSQRVGYMILCDEHKKRLQSHNCCAGCGIFCTQGKFVLCKQQHFFHPDCAQRFILNSPYDNGASNNNGSSSSSHSYPSPLLVLKCPHCGLDTPERTSTVTMKCQTLPVFLPAQKTKIKPAKLTTSAHLTQFAKPSAKGASTSSATRGKSSTAIGNVASTSSKSNGTRANSSSNGKASTAASTSSSTAATTAAGASGGNSAGNALNVINFEQLIPESVMNVVQRGRMVSSSGRVTTEFNSRDMYYAVQNDDLERVAEILAADYNVLTRMREYLNGTCLHLVAHSGTLQMAYLLLCKGASSQDFVNIVDSELRTALMCAVTNDKCDMLNLFLQCGADVAIKGPDGMTSLHIAAKLGNLDAAQLIVDSYRASRNIANFLSFIDTQDEGGWTAMVWAAELGHTDIVSLLLNHGADANICDNDNNTVLHWSTLHNDGLETITVLLQAGADCNVQNVEGDTPLHIACRHSVTRMCIALIANGADLMIKNKAEQLPFDCIPNEESECGRTVGFNMQMRSFRPLGLRTRVVCADASNGRESRPIQAVRNELTMSEHEDEADALMWPDFKYITNCIILQNPVQIDRRVSQMRICSCLDSCSSDLCQCNGASSQNWYTAESRLNCDFNYDDPAVIFECNDVCGCNQLSCKNRVVQNGTRTPLQIVECEEPAKGWGVRALANVPKGTFVASYTGEILTAPEADRRTDDSYYFDLDNGHCIDANYYGNVSRFFNHSCEPNILPVRVFYEHQDYRFPKIAFFACRDIDAGEEICYDYGDKFWRAEQRASGGGCRCLTASCKYALHSGSSNASPTVTGGEEEALPVAAEAVRQEQCQTPTL is encoded by the exons ATGACGGACTTTGTGGAGCTGATGAACAGCATGTCGAGCAAATTTAACAGCGACTGCGCCACAAGCACTGCCGAAGGCGATACGCTGCTCAATTTGGATTTGGCCGAGGATAAAACGCTCAAGTGGCGCAATTTGGCCAACAATCAATTTGCGTGCAAGGATAaggagaagaagcagcagcagcacaacagtcagcagcagcagcaacaacaacaacaaaataacgatgctgctgcttctgctgccagCAGTGCTGCCAATGCGAGTAATGCAAATGCCGATGCCAGTGCTGCCCATAACAACGAGAAGCAACAGGAgacgacggcaacaacaacaacagaacaacTCGATGCGGATGTTAAAGTGGAGACGGAAGCAACAATCGCTGCTACCGATGCTGGCGCTGAGCTTTTACAGtcggcgtcgcagtcgccTCAAGGCCAGCGCCAAAGCCAAGGCGCCAATGCAGCTGTCACTGCAGAAATAAcacaaattgcagcagcagcagaagatgATGCGtcgaaagcaacagcagccgcagtagcagcagcagcagtagacaCACACGAAACAAAGTTTgctgaagcagcaacagccgcagcgacgtcgacgtcgacagcggcAGCGCCGCCTAACGAAACGACAgccgacgatgatgacgatgacgttgCCGAATGCGCACCCGAAGCAAAAGGCGAAGGCGACGCCGACGCCAATGGCAGCGATGACATCGACGCTGCtgcggcgacaacaacaaatgcaaataaagtaaatgctatcgaagaagaaaaagaagagtcaacagcaacggcaacggcaacaacaacaactgcagtcAAAGTGGAGCAGGAAGCGTGCAAAatagcagaaacaacaacaactacaacaacagaagcagaagcagctgtGACCgtagcagcagctgctacagtagttgcaacaacaacaacaagtacagcagcaacaccaattacaacaacagccGAAAGCATTAAGACTGAACATGAAAATGAATTGGAAACCGCAAACGCAACCGCAACAACACCTAAAGAAGAGCTTTTGGATGAAACGCAGGAGCAGCAAACGtcagcggcggctgctgctgctgctgaagttGGAGTCGaggtcacaacaacaacaacaaccgcagcagcagaaataGCATCAACGGCATCCCCAATGCTGCTGGACGACGCTCCACTTGTTGTCAACGCtgccgacgtcgctgctgacgCAACAGATTCAACATCAACGAAAGCTGCTCACGGCGACGCTGGCAGCGACAACGTCACAGCCGaagcagcgccagcagcagaaactacaactacaacagtgacagcagaagcagccgCAGAGGCAGCGCTGGCTGCTGATAAAAAC GAACAAAATGCTGCAGGCAGCATGCGGCGACTTCGTGGCACGCCGCGTCCCACAGACGAAGCAGAACTGCAGCCGGAACAGACATCGCTGCCAGTggaacaggagcagcagcagaagcaggaTGAGGAGCAGCCACTGCCGGAGCTGGAGCAGGCGACGACGTCGGTAGAGTTGGCCACCGAGGAGAATAACCAAACGCCGCTGGTCAGCGATGTGAAGAAGGAGCCAGAAAAGACGGCTGTCGAGGAGGCGACGCCAGCCGCAACGCCAGCGCCAAAACGCGGACGTGGACGTGCCAAAAAGATAAAAACCGATGCGGATCAAATCACAGTTGCCGAAACGGAGCAGCCAACAGCTGAGGAGACAACATCGCCGACGCCAACACCCACGCAGCCAGAGCGTAAAGTGGGACGACGACGCAAGCTGCCGGAGGATGAGTTGACAACGGAGTTGCTGGTGGTGAAGCTGGAGCACGAGGATGACAGCAACacaacagctgcagccacaacaactgCACCCAGTGGCGATGCAAAGCGCATGCGACGCAGCGTGCGTCTAGGCAATCGTCATGATCTctctgctgcggctgttgcaGTCTGCTGGCCGGAGGAGATCAAAGCGGAGCCACTGACGACGGCAGCCCAGGAGCAGGTGCAGTCATCCCACACCCAGCAGCTGTCAGTGGCAACAGTGGCTGCTGCAGCTCCTCTAGCTTCCATTGTGGAAGCGCTGCCCGTTGTTGCGACGGTGCTGGACGAAAAGACGCCGCCAAAGAAGCGCGGACGCAAGGCCAAATTGCCAGCCACAGCGACAGCGGCGACAATCGTTCAATCAATGCCACAAGCGGCAAGTGTTGCagctgccagcagcaacatgggcaacacaacagcaacagctgcagcgcTGTCCAATGGCAACAAGCGTGCGCTTAGCTCGATGTCAGGCAGCAGCGTGGGTGATGTCCAGCTGCCAAAGCGATCGAAGCGACGCATCAAGCCAACGCCCAAGATACTGGAGAACGACGAGCTGCGCTGCGAATTCGAGACGAAGCGCATCGAACGCTTGACCCACTGGGAGGCAGCTGCCGAAGGGgaagctgccgctgccgcacACTTTGAGACGCCGTTGCAATCATGTGGAGGTGGCGCAGGATCGAATGGCGGCTCATCGACGTCGCGTCAGAAGAGCGACAAATCGGATGGCGGGGGAAGCGGCTTCGAGCAGCATCCGGCTGGGAGTAATTCGATTAAGAAGCGTCTGTTCTCCAAGTCACAGCGTGACATTGACAACTCTGGGGCGGCATTGTTGGCGCAAAGTCTGCTGCCGCCGTGTCCCGATCTCGAGCAGTTCATCAGCGACATCAAGGCGGCCAAACTGAATGCGAATCGTTCGCCCGAGGAGCGCAAGCTGAACAAGAAGCAGCAACGCAAGCTCGCCAAGCAAAAGGAGAAGCATCTGAAGACGCTGGGCTTGCGGCGCAACAACAGCGAGGAGGCCAGCGACAACGATAGCTCCAACACGGACAACGAGGAGTTTGTGCCCACCACCCGAGTCCAAGTGGGCAAACCAAGTGTAACGCTGCGACTGCGCAATGCCAGCAAGGAGACGACTGTCGGCGGCCGGACGAAGCAATCGCTTTCGTTGCCACcgccatcatcagcagcagcagcagcagccacgaTTGCACCGCCtccagcaacaaccacagcgaGTGGCAAGCTAAGTCGACGCGTTGGCGTGCGTGGCgccaacgcagcagcagctgctgcagctggaggaggaggaggaggagcgaCGACCACGACGCTGGATCATGCTCAGTTGCAGGCATTGAATAGCGCCATTTTGGCCGCTGCTCATGATGCGAGCGATGCTGTGGCCAGCACCtcggctgccgctgccgcagcggctgctgttgtcaaATTCATCTGTTTGTGCCAGAAGAGTTCGCCGTATTATGCGCCCAATGCGCCGGATGCTTCGTATTGCTGTGCCATCGACAACATTGATGAGCAGAAGATTGGCTGCTGCAATGAGCTCTCTGCCGGCGTGCACAATCTCTTGCGTCCCAGCCAACGCGTCGGCTACATGATACTCTGTGATGAGCACAAGAAGCGATTGCAGTCCCACAATTGCTGCGCCGGCTGTGGCATTTTTTGCACACAG GGCAAATTCGTGCTGTGCAAGCAACAGCACTTCTTTCATCCGGACTGTGCGCAACGCTTCATCTTGAACAGTCCCTACGATAATggcgccagcaacaacaacggctcctcctcctcctcacaCAGTTATCCCAGTCCGCTGCTGGTGCTCAAGTGTCCGCACTGCGGCCTCGACACGCCGGAGCGCACCTCAACCGTAACCATGAAATGCCAAACATTGCCCGTCTTTCTGCCCGCCCAGAAGACCAAAAT CAAACCCGCCAAGCTGACGACGTCAGCGCATCTCACGCAGTTCGCCAAGCCCAGCGCCAAAGGCGCCTCAACATCGAGTGCCACACGTGGCAAGAGCAGCACAGCTATCGGCAACGTCGCCTCCACGTCCAGCAAATCGAATGGCACGCGTGccaacagcagtagcaatgGCAAGGCATCGACAGCAGCCTCGACTTCATCgtcaacagcggcaacaacagcagcgggaGCGAGTGGCGGCAACAGCGCGGGAAATGCACTCAACGTCATCAACTTTGAACAGCTGATACCCGAGTCCGTGATGAATGTGGTGCAACGTGGTCGCATGGTCTCCTCCAGCGGTCGCGTCACCACCGAGTTCAACTCACGCGACATGTACTACGCGGTGCAGAACGATGATCTGGAGCGTGTGGCCGAGATACTAG CTGCCGATTACAATGTGCTGACTCGAATGCGTGAATATCTTAACGGTACCTGCCTGCATCTGGTCGCTCACTCGGGCACTCTCCAGATGGCTTATTTGCTGCTCTGCAAGGGCGCCAGCTCGCAGGATTTCGTGAACATCGTGGACAGCGAATTGCGCACCGCATTGATGTGCGCTGTCACCAATGACAAATGCGATATGCTCAATTTGTTTCTGCAATGCGGCGCCGATGTGGCCATCAAG GGTCCAGATGGCATGACGAGTCTGCATATTGCAGCCAAGCTGGGTAATCTGGATGCGGCACAGCTCATTGTGGACAGCTATCGCGCCTCGCGCAACATTGCCAACTTTCTGAGCTTCATCGACACCCAAGACGAGGGCGGCTGGACGGCGATGGTCTGGGCAGCTGAGCTGGGACACACGGATATCGTCAG tttgctACTTAATCATGGCGCAGATGCGAACATctgcgacaacgacaacaacacggTGTTGCATTGGTCGACGCTGCACAACGATGGCCTCGAGACGATCACGGTGCTGCTGCAAGCGGGCGCCGATTGCAATGTGCAGAATGTCGAGGGCGATACGCCGCT TCACATTGCGTGTCGTCATTCGGTGACGCGTATGTGCATCGCATTGATAGCGAATGGCGCCGATCTGATGATCAAGAACAAGGCGGAGCAGCTGCCCTTCGATTGCATACCCAACGAGGAGTCGGAATGCGGACGAACCGTTGGCTTCAACATGCAAATGCGCAGCTTCCGTCCACTCGGACTGAGGACGCGAGTTGTGTGTGCCGATGCCTCGAATGGCCGTGAATCGCGTCCGATTCAGGCGGTGCGCAACGAGCTGACAATGTCGGAGCACGAGGACGAGGCGGACGCATTGATGTGGCCCGATTTCAAGTACATTACCAATTGCATAATATTGCAGAATCCGGTGCAGATCGATCGTCGGGTGTCGCAGATGCGCATCTGCTCGTGCCTTGACAGTTGCAGCAGTGATCTGTGCCAGTGCAACGGCGCCTCATCGCAGAACTGGTACACGGCCGAGAGTCGACTCAATTGTGACTTCAACTACGACGATCCGGCGGTGATCTTTGAATGCAACGATGTCTGTGGCTGCAATCAG TTGTCGTGCAAGAATCGCGTGGTGCAGAATGGCACACGAACGCCGCTGCAGATTGTGGAGTGCGAGGAGCCAGCCAAAGGTTGGGGAGTGCGTGCGTTGGCCAATGTGCCCAAGGGCACCTTTGTGGCCAGCTATACGGGCGAGATTCTCACCGCACCGGAGGCGGATCGACGCACTGATGATAGCTATTACTTTGATCTGGACAATGGGCATTGCATCGATGCGAATTATTACGGCAATGTCAGTCGCTTCTTCAATCATTCGTGCGAACCAAATATATTGCCTGTGCGTGTCTTTTACGAGCATCAGGATTATCGCTTTCCCAAAATTGCCTTTTTCGCCTGCCGCGACATCGATGCCGGCGAGGAAATCTG